A part of Geothrix oryzae genomic DNA contains:
- a CDS encoding Lrp/AsnC family transcriptional regulator — translation MAKLLMEDDLNRRLVALLQQEGRMSHAELAERLGVSRPTIIDRVKRLEADGVLAGYGARVTPAAVNKPNVAFVAVRYKDNNEAIEQRFIKALEDEPDILEAHTVAGEDALMLKVVADTPAGIAERLRRIRALGPMVTTRTTIVLETHWEKAGPSPFPIEGSGKKAKK, via the coding sequence ATGGCGAAGCTGCTGATGGAAGACGACCTGAACCGGCGCCTGGTGGCCCTGCTCCAGCAGGAGGGCCGCATGAGCCATGCGGAGCTGGCGGAGCGGCTGGGCGTGAGCCGTCCCACGATCATCGACCGGGTGAAGCGCCTGGAGGCCGATGGCGTGCTGGCGGGCTACGGGGCGCGGGTGACGCCCGCGGCCGTGAACAAGCCCAATGTGGCGTTCGTGGCCGTGCGCTACAAGGACAACAACGAGGCCATCGAGCAGCGCTTCATCAAGGCCCTGGAAGATGAGCCCGACATCCTGGAGGCCCACACGGTGGCGGGCGAGGACGCCCTGATGCTGAAGGTCGTGGCGGACACCCCCGCGGGCATCGCCGAGCGCCTGCGCCGCATCCGGGCCCTGGGGCCCATGGTCACCACGCGCACCACCATCGTGCTGGAAACTCACTGGGAGAAGGCCGGGCCGAGCCCCTTCCCCATCGAAGGGTCGGGAAAGAAGGCCAAGAAGTGA
- a CDS encoding antibiotic biosynthesis monooxygenase family protein — protein sequence MIAATPQPPYLAVIFSSQRTEGDLGYGSMADRMLELASAQPGFLGVESARDAQGFGITVSYWKDEASIAAWKANAEHAVAQRLGHERWYETFRLRVCRVEREAGKGTD from the coding sequence GTGATCGCAGCCACCCCGCAGCCGCCCTACCTCGCGGTGATCTTCAGCAGCCAGCGGACCGAGGGCGATCTGGGATACGGGAGCATGGCCGATCGCATGCTGGAACTGGCCAGCGCCCAGCCGGGCTTCCTCGGCGTGGAGAGCGCCCGGGACGCGCAGGGCTTCGGCATCACGGTCTCCTACTGGAAGGACGAGGCCTCCATCGCGGCCTGGAAGGCGAACGCGGAACATGCGGTGGCCCAGCGCCTGGGCCATGAGCGGTGGTACGAGACCTTCCGCCTGCGGGTCTGCCGCGTGGAGCGCGAGGCCGGCAAGGGAACCGACTGA
- a CDS encoding EamA family transporter, whose translation MLAWLAYLTVAVVWGSTYFAIALGLESFTPYGMVAARFSVASLLALGLGRLRREAWPPLNEVGHLMVVGALLLGCSNALISWAELHVSSGLAAVLAALVPLWLAVFSMVKDPLGAKGWVGLLLGLAGVCVLVWPTGGLRIHGGSLAALIAAPCIWSWGTLHGKRFVHGGSLLTNVGIQMATAAVIGLALAPLTGGFLRGPVTPKALGAVAYLALFGSVLAFSAYIYLAKAWPPAKMGTYAYLNPLVAVLLGTLILHEAFGPREVLGMAVILAAVALVQLRPKPALRETPTEA comes from the coding sequence ATGCTGGCCTGGCTCGCCTACCTCACGGTGGCCGTGGTGTGGGGTTCCACCTACTTCGCCATCGCCCTGGGCCTGGAGTCCTTCACGCCCTATGGCATGGTGGCGGCGCGGTTCTCCGTGGCCTCGCTCCTGGCCCTGGGGCTGGGAAGGCTGCGCCGCGAGGCGTGGCCGCCGCTGAACGAGGTCGGGCATCTCATGGTCGTGGGGGCCTTGCTGCTGGGCTGTTCCAACGCCCTGATCTCCTGGGCGGAACTGCATGTCTCCTCGGGGCTCGCGGCCGTGCTGGCCGCCCTGGTACCCCTCTGGCTGGCCGTCTTCTCCATGGTGAAGGATCCCCTGGGCGCCAAGGGCTGGGTGGGCCTCCTGCTGGGCCTGGCGGGCGTCTGCGTGCTGGTGTGGCCCACGGGCGGCCTGCGGATCCATGGCGGGAGCCTGGCGGCGCTGATCGCGGCGCCCTGCATCTGGTCCTGGGGCACCCTGCACGGCAAGCGCTTCGTCCACGGGGGCAGCCTGCTCACCAATGTGGGCATCCAGATGGCCACGGCCGCCGTCATCGGGCTGGCCCTGGCGCCACTCACGGGTGGGTTCCTGCGCGGGCCCGTCACCCCGAAGGCCCTGGGCGCGGTCGCCTACCTGGCCCTCTTCGGTTCGGTGCTGGCCTTCTCCGCCTACATCTACCTGGCCAAGGCCTGGCCACCCGCCAAGATGGGCACCTATGCTTACCTGAACCCCCTCGTGGCCGTGCTGCTGGGGACCCTGATCCTGCACGAGGCCTTCGGCCCGCGCGAGGTTCTCGGCATGGCCGTCATCCTGGCGGCCGTCGCCCTGGTGCAGCTGCGGCCGAAGCCCGCCCTGCGGGAAACACCAACAGAGGCCTGA
- the nrfD gene encoding NrfD/PsrC family molybdoenzyme membrane anchor subunit has translation MKTLSVPHVTGWRPIAIILILAGALAAVARFALGLGATTNLSDEFPWGLWIGFDFLGIGLAASGFTIVAAVHLFHAKEYEPIVRPAILTAFIGYLLVVLVLIIDLGRPDHFWHPLVMWNPHSVMCEISWCLMLYTTVLSLEFAPIILEKFNIHSPIKWIHAVSLPFMIFGVLLSTLHQSSFGSLYLIVPNRLHALWYTPLLPVLFFISCIASGLSMVVLESLIFSRNGRPFLPTRLRANLAKAIALALAVYFVVRIQDLLTRGALHDLTTLTYYSVAFYAELLVGFVIPFALLIFEKVRTSQTGLYYASLMVVLGFAFNRMNTAITGLERYPSQTYFPSIIEIFIMLGITAVGFCAFSFIAEYLPVFTAEEAGAGQHRDAAPSVEKKPLFAPPECEDPRPS, from the coding sequence ATGAAAACCCTGAGCGTGCCGCATGTCACCGGGTGGCGGCCCATCGCCATCATCCTCATCCTGGCCGGGGCCCTCGCCGCCGTGGCGCGCTTCGCCCTCGGGCTCGGCGCGACCACCAACCTGAGCGACGAATTCCCGTGGGGCCTCTGGATCGGCTTCGACTTCCTGGGGATCGGCCTAGCCGCATCGGGCTTCACGATCGTGGCTGCCGTCCATCTCTTCCACGCCAAGGAATACGAGCCCATCGTCCGGCCCGCCATTCTGACGGCCTTCATCGGGTACCTCCTCGTGGTCCTGGTGCTGATCATCGACCTGGGGCGGCCGGATCACTTCTGGCATCCGCTGGTCATGTGGAATCCCCACTCCGTCATGTGCGAGATCAGCTGGTGCCTGATGCTCTACACCACGGTGCTGTCGCTGGAATTCGCGCCCATCATCCTCGAGAAATTCAACATCCATTCACCCATCAAGTGGATCCACGCCGTGTCCCTGCCGTTCATGATCTTCGGCGTCCTGCTGTCGACCTTGCACCAGTCCTCGTTCGGATCGCTCTACCTGATCGTCCCGAACCGCCTCCATGCGCTCTGGTACACACCCCTGCTTCCCGTCCTCTTCTTCATCTCGTGCATCGCGTCCGGGCTTTCGATGGTCGTCCTGGAGTCGCTCATCTTCTCCAGGAACGGACGGCCCTTCCTGCCCACCCGGCTCCGGGCCAACCTCGCCAAGGCCATCGCCCTGGCGCTGGCGGTCTACTTCGTGGTGCGGATCCAGGACCTCCTGACCCGGGGCGCGCTCCACGACCTGACCACCCTGACCTACTACAGCGTGGCGTTCTACGCCGAGCTGCTGGTCGGATTCGTGATCCCCTTCGCCCTGCTGATCTTCGAGAAGGTCAGGACTTCGCAGACGGGCCTCTATTACGCGAGCTTGATGGTGGTGCTGGGTTTCGCCTTCAACCGGATGAACACGGCCATCACCGGGCTGGAGCGCTATCCGAGCCAAACCTATTTCCCGTCCATCATCGAGATCTTCATCATGCTCGGCATCACGGCCGTGGGCTTCTGCGCCTTCTCGTTCATCGCGGAATACCTTCCCGTGTTCACAGCCGAAGAAGCAGGCGCCGGCCAGCACCGGGACGCTGCCCCGAGCGTCGAGAAGAAACCGCTGTTCGCGCCTCCCGAGTGCGAAGACCCGCGCCCTTCGTAA
- a CDS encoding 4Fe-4S dicluster domain-containing protein, whose product MTSKKAMLIDISLCVGCNACQAGCKEENGLPPQEEKYLSLTAYTALDKYNDLYVRRMCQHCDVPTCVSVCPVGALTKSSTGPVSYDGEKCIGCRYCLQACPFHVPKYEWSSTKPSIRKCKFCPSRIASGRQTACAEACPTGATKFGDRDELLAEAARRITAEPGKYVPRIYGEQDVGGTSMLYLSPVPFEQLGFDSRLGKAPMPMLTMSALSKVPNVLSVGGVLLAGVWWITNRRAEVQAYESSLKNGNDPEREDDE is encoded by the coding sequence ATGACCAGCAAAAAGGCCATGTTGATTGACATCTCCCTCTGCGTTGGCTGCAACGCCTGCCAGGCGGGATGCAAAGAAGAAAACGGGCTTCCGCCCCAAGAGGAGAAATACCTTTCACTCACGGCCTACACCGCACTCGACAAGTACAACGACCTTTATGTTCGCCGTATGTGTCAGCACTGCGATGTGCCCACATGCGTATCGGTCTGCCCCGTTGGCGCGCTCACCAAATCCAGCACCGGCCCGGTGTCATACGATGGCGAAAAATGCATCGGCTGCCGCTATTGCCTCCAGGCCTGCCCGTTCCATGTTCCCAAATACGAGTGGAGCAGCACCAAACCATCCATCCGCAAGTGCAAGTTCTGTCCGTCCCGGATCGCGAGCGGGCGGCAGACGGCCTGCGCCGAGGCCTGCCCCACGGGGGCCACGAAATTCGGCGACCGCGACGAGCTGCTGGCCGAAGCGGCTCGCAGGATCACGGCCGAGCCGGGGAAATATGTGCCTCGGATCTACGGTGAACAGGATGTCGGCGGCACCTCGATGCTGTATCTGAGCCCCGTTCCCTTCGAACAGTTGGGCTTTGATTCGCGGCTGGGGAAGGCCCCCATGCCCATGTTGACGATGAGCGCCCTGTCCAAGGTCCCCAATGTGCTTTCCGTGGGGGGCGTCCTGCTGGCGGGTGTCTGGTGGATCACCAACCGGCGCGCCGAGGTGCAGGCCTACGAATCGTCCCTTAAGAACGGAAACGACCCAGAGCGCGAGGACGACGAATGA
- a CDS encoding sigma-54 interaction domain-containing protein has protein sequence MKRAEINAILDTTPNAVFIFTRDGITRCNNAAVRMLGVASINELRSRYGRRGEGFLLRWPKNLLPLREDEHPVTRAFKGEKVTEILLAVHAGTGEEITVRATAAPILAKGKIIGAVSIHSDITWGKRICPCPAAADPGSDLLTQEMALRRQAENDLHKAKVEVQALKDRIQSADIYPFHEINHTYHFGEVIGHSRCLENVFFRVEAVAPQDSTVLLLGETGTGKGLVARAIHNRSLRKNRPLVMVNCTALPASLIESELFGREKGAFTGASAQQLGRFEMADKGTILLDEIGDLPFELQAKLLHVIQDGEFSRLGSSRTVKVDVRIIAATNRDLYEEMRLGRFREDLFYRLNIFPITIPPLRDRREDIPLLVEYFLEKFNRKLGKNIRNVTSETMDRLMAHAWPGNVRELESVIERAAIVSQGATLQVLDRFAPGPGRGQDEVQEQGGTRALVELERDYISQVLRRTNWRIEGNNGAAHILGINPSTLRGRMRKEGIRRP, from the coding sequence TTGAAGCGCGCAGAGATAAACGCCATCCTGGACACCACGCCGAATGCCGTTTTCATCTTCACCAGGGACGGCATCACCCGCTGCAACAACGCTGCCGTGCGGATGCTCGGCGTCGCGTCCATCAACGAGCTGCGGAGCCGGTACGGCAGGAGGGGCGAGGGATTCCTGCTGCGATGGCCGAAGAACCTGCTCCCTCTCCGTGAAGATGAGCACCCGGTCACGCGGGCCTTCAAGGGCGAAAAGGTGACGGAGATTCTGCTGGCCGTTCACGCCGGAACCGGGGAAGAGATCACGGTGCGGGCGACGGCGGCGCCGATCCTGGCGAAGGGAAAGATCATCGGCGCGGTCAGCATCCACTCGGACATCACCTGGGGGAAGCGGATCTGCCCGTGCCCGGCCGCGGCCGATCCGGGCAGCGATCTCCTCACGCAGGAGATGGCCCTCCGGCGGCAGGCGGAAAATGATCTGCACAAAGCCAAAGTGGAAGTGCAGGCGCTGAAGGACCGCATCCAGTCCGCGGACATCTATCCGTTCCACGAGATCAATCACACCTATCACTTCGGCGAAGTGATCGGACATAGCCGCTGCCTGGAAAATGTGTTCTTCCGCGTCGAGGCCGTGGCGCCGCAGGATTCGACGGTGCTGCTCCTCGGGGAAACGGGCACCGGCAAGGGATTGGTGGCGCGCGCCATCCACAACCGCAGCCTGCGGAAGAACCGCCCGCTCGTCATGGTCAATTGCACGGCACTCCCCGCAAGCCTCATCGAAAGCGAACTGTTCGGGCGGGAGAAGGGGGCGTTCACGGGGGCCAGCGCGCAGCAGCTGGGCCGCTTCGAGATGGCCGACAAGGGGACCATCCTGCTGGACGAGATCGGGGACCTGCCCTTCGAGCTGCAGGCCAAGCTGCTGCATGTGATCCAGGACGGCGAATTCAGCCGGCTGGGAAGTTCCAGGACCGTGAAGGTGGATGTCCGCATCATCGCGGCCACCAACCGGGATCTCTACGAGGAGATGCGGCTGGGGCGGTTCCGCGAGGACCTGTTCTACCGGCTCAACATCTTCCCCATCACCATTCCGCCGCTCCGGGACCGGCGAGAGGACATCCCCCTGCTCGTGGAGTATTTCCTGGAGAAGTTCAATCGCAAGCTCGGCAAGAACATCCGGAATGTCACGAGCGAAACCATGGACCGCCTCATGGCACACGCCTGGCCCGGCAATGTCCGGGAACTGGAAAGCGTGATCGAGCGGGCCGCGATCGTCTCGCAGGGCGCGACCCTTCAGGTGCTGGATCGCTTCGCTCCGGGTCCGGGCCGGGGCCAGGATGAGGTTCAAGAGCAGGGCGGGACCCGAGCTCTGGTGGAACTGGAGCGCGACTACATCAGCCAGGTGTTGCGCAGAACCAACTGGCGGATCGAGGGGAACAACGGAGCCGCCCACATCCTCGGCATCAATCCGAGCACCCTCCGCGGCCGAATGCGCAAAGAAGGCATCCGTCGTCCTTGA
- a CDS encoding DUF2339 domain-containing protein, producing the protein MDPDASKDHAGSQELAERVARLEAQVAWLLQRQQAPAAPTPARPTAPAAPRPAAPRKELSPVVWIAGIGAAIFLFGAIFFFRWAIQQGWVGAELRFILGLLAGGAISALAAKLILGDSRRLGVALLLAGLGTLQFTFRAGAMEYHFYAAPLGLAAAALVTLLAGGLAARSASGGALTVALASGLAAPLVFSQGGHHEVALAAYLAVLMAASLAVPYLSRTGASWHGTRWTALLGVWLLLLPACAEVQKADATSLALLLGLHLVLAGLWAWLPGREEKPGTPTALWLVASMLATSYAWLLWKRLGLAPETFALPVLAVAALNLALVQPLRARMESRRADWGLLALAAGHLALAVPVALAWRWVGPLWGTFALGLAWASLKAEEGDYAEEATALRWLAAALALLTTLRWAFHGLDGFLFHTRAMTPFLNPAFAEGALASAAWWLLTRRGGPLGLISFLALEVTANVTLAFEAARLVQHLQTPTALGWGPSRAASITMTLVWALSGAWQWMRSLGHRDEARRALMIAGYAWMGLASLKLIASDLDHADTPLRALAFLGVGGIGMAAAILANRKRTGEPS; encoded by the coding sequence ATGGATCCCGACGCCTCGAAGGATCACGCCGGTTCGCAGGAGCTTGCCGAGCGGGTGGCCCGCCTGGAGGCCCAGGTGGCCTGGCTCCTCCAGCGACAGCAGGCGCCGGCCGCGCCGACGCCTGCACGACCGACCGCCCCGGCCGCGCCTCGCCCCGCCGCACCCCGGAAGGAACTGTCCCCGGTGGTCTGGATCGCGGGCATCGGGGCGGCCATCTTCCTCTTCGGGGCGATCTTCTTCTTCCGCTGGGCCATCCAGCAAGGCTGGGTGGGAGCGGAGCTTCGCTTCATCCTGGGTCTCCTGGCGGGCGGCGCCATCTCCGCCCTGGCCGCGAAACTGATCCTGGGTGACAGCCGCCGCCTGGGCGTGGCCCTGCTGCTGGCGGGCCTGGGCACCCTGCAGTTCACCTTCCGGGCCGGGGCCATGGAATACCACTTCTACGCCGCGCCCCTGGGCCTCGCGGCCGCGGCCCTCGTCACGCTGCTCGCGGGCGGACTCGCCGCCCGGAGCGCCAGCGGCGGCGCACTCACCGTGGCGCTGGCCTCCGGCCTGGCGGCGCCCCTGGTCTTCAGCCAGGGCGGTCACCACGAAGTGGCCCTGGCCGCGTATCTCGCCGTGCTCATGGCCGCGTCTCTGGCCGTGCCCTACCTCTCCCGCACCGGCGCCTCGTGGCATGGGACCCGCTGGACGGCCCTCCTCGGCGTCTGGCTCCTGCTCCTGCCCGCCTGTGCCGAGGTGCAGAAGGCGGATGCGACCTCCCTCGCCCTGCTACTGGGCCTCCACCTGGTCCTCGCGGGCCTCTGGGCCTGGCTCCCGGGCCGCGAGGAAAAGCCCGGTACGCCGACCGCACTCTGGCTCGTGGCCTCGATGCTGGCCACCTCCTATGCCTGGCTGCTGTGGAAGCGCCTGGGGCTTGCACCCGAGACCTTCGCCCTGCCCGTGCTTGCCGTGGCCGCGCTGAACCTCGCCCTGGTGCAGCCGCTGCGAGCCCGCATGGAAAGCCGCCGGGCGGACTGGGGCCTGCTGGCCCTCGCCGCCGGACACCTGGCCCTGGCCGTGCCCGTGGCCCTGGCCTGGCGCTGGGTCGGACCGCTCTGGGGCACCTTCGCCCTGGGCCTGGCCTGGGCCTCCCTGAAGGCCGAGGAGGGCGACTACGCCGAGGAGGCCACTGCCCTGCGCTGGCTGGCGGCGGCCCTGGCGCTGCTGACCACGCTGCGGTGGGCCTTCCACGGCCTCGATGGCTTCCTGTTCCACACCCGCGCCATGACGCCCTTCCTCAATCCCGCCTTCGCGGAGGGCGCCCTCGCCTCGGCGGCCTGGTGGCTGCTCACCCGGCGCGGCGGCCCCTTGGGCCTGATCTCGTTCCTGGCCCTGGAAGTGACCGCCAATGTGACCCTGGCCTTCGAGGCCGCCCGGCTCGTCCAGCACCTGCAGACGCCCACGGCCCTGGGCTGGGGGCCCTCCCGCGCCGCCTCCATCACCATGACGCTGGTGTGGGCCCTTTCCGGCGCCTGGCAGTGGATGCGCAGCCTGGGCCACCGCGACGAGGCCCGGCGCGCGCTGATGATCGCCGGCTATGCCTGGATGGGCCTCGCCAGCCTCAAGCTCATCGCCTCGGACCTCGACCACGCCGATACCCCGCTGCGCGCCCTCGCCTTCCTGGGCGTGGGCGGCATCGGCATGGCCGCGGCCATCCTCGCGAACCGCAAGCGCACCGGGGAGCCGTCATGA
- a CDS encoding GGDEF domain-containing response regulator → MTTALPKDSKALQVLLVDDNPIQLSLLRHLFQRHGHTTLEAKNGAEALIILATESPDVVVSDCVMPLLDGYQLCRLLKDDRATRHLPVLLLTAQGAGLARFWAKTCGADRFLVKGRDLDHVVEAAAALVEQSERPRAAHTVPRLAQENFGVDAIQRRLAQALEQRLVETALRDSIARLYTAEHDTLRLIRGFIEILQELVLPGALLVAYLGEDGTWCYGVHGSSASEEDRRDLEKAIRQHTLADTNGECHWHPVADDEERRRSLRDPVLRVLPAVTPGHPAVSALGFLTERRAAEDYERLFEIAAEELGRLLSLEDSRLRLYHQAIRDPLTGLYNRRHILDMLDMEVDQCGRFGQNLALMLIDLDHFKSVNDRFGHAAGDQVLSVMAQRMSFGLRKVDQLGRIGGEEFLAYGPQTDLDGVRALANRLREQVALEPIPGLPASDRVTLSIGLTSWEGPEDTVERMLSRADKNLYQAKAEGRNRVVG, encoded by the coding sequence ATGACGACTGCCCTTCCGAAGGATTCCAAGGCGCTCCAGGTCCTCCTGGTGGATGACAATCCCATCCAGTTGAGCCTGCTGCGCCACCTCTTCCAACGCCATGGGCACACCACGCTGGAAGCCAAGAACGGGGCGGAGGCCCTCATCATCCTGGCCACCGAGTCCCCGGATGTGGTGGTCAGCGACTGCGTCATGCCCCTGCTCGACGGCTACCAGCTCTGCCGCCTGCTGAAGGACGACCGCGCCACCCGCCACCTGCCGGTGCTCCTGCTCACGGCCCAGGGGGCCGGGCTGGCCCGCTTCTGGGCCAAGACCTGCGGCGCGGACCGGTTCCTGGTGAAGGGGCGGGACCTGGATCATGTGGTGGAGGCCGCCGCCGCCCTGGTGGAGCAGTCGGAACGGCCCCGTGCCGCCCATACGGTGCCCCGCCTCGCCCAGGAGAACTTCGGCGTGGACGCCATCCAGCGCCGCCTGGCCCAGGCCCTGGAGCAGCGCCTGGTGGAAACGGCCCTGCGCGACTCCATCGCCCGGCTCTACACCGCCGAGCACGACACCCTCCGGCTGATCCGGGGCTTCATCGAGATCCTCCAGGAGCTCGTGCTGCCCGGGGCCCTCCTGGTGGCCTACCTCGGCGAGGATGGGACCTGGTGCTACGGCGTCCACGGTTCCTCCGCCAGCGAGGAGGACCGCCGCGACCTCGAGAAGGCCATCCGGCAACACACCCTGGCCGACACCAACGGGGAGTGCCACTGGCACCCGGTGGCCGACGACGAGGAACGCCGCCGCAGCCTGCGGGACCCGGTCCTCCGCGTGCTGCCGGCCGTCACGCCCGGACATCCTGCGGTGAGCGCCCTGGGCTTCCTCACGGAGCGCCGGGCCGCCGAAGACTACGAGCGGCTCTTCGAGATCGCCGCCGAGGAACTGGGCCGCCTGCTCAGCCTGGAGGATTCCCGCCTGCGCCTGTACCACCAGGCCATCCGCGATCCCCTCACGGGCCTGTACAACCGGCGCCACATCCTCGACATGCTCGACATGGAAGTCGACCAGTGCGGCCGCTTCGGGCAGAACCTGGCGCTGATGCTCATCGACCTCGACCACTTCAAATCCGTGAACGACCGCTTCGGCCACGCCGCCGGCGACCAGGTGCTCAGCGTCATGGCCCAGCGCATGTCGTTCGGGCTACGGAAGGTGGACCAGCTCGGGCGGATCGGCGGCGAGGAGTTCCTCGCCTACGGCCCCCAGACGGACCTGGACGGCGTCCGCGCGCTGGCGAACCGGCTCCGGGAGCAGGTGGCCCTCGAGCCCATCCCGGGCCTGCCGGCCTCGGACCGCGTCACCCTGAGCATCGGCCTCACCAGCTGGGAAGGGCCCGAGGACACCGTGGAGCGGATGCTGTCCCGGGCCGACAAGAACCTCTACCAGGCCAAGGCCGAAGGCCGGAATCGGGTCGTCGGGTAA
- a CDS encoding NFACT RNA binding domain-containing protein: MDAPLILALGRAWLRERGEVPVEAVWASNRALGLRWAGRKGAEGWVLLLQPKPELWLLDTAHPAWVRLQAEAIRDSGKLWGPWFQGARLRAVEGDPRERWMGLSFQRRAITGRLETLRLAYQAIPGRAGIRVDGQDVQVPRLGLGSPFPLAAPEPAGEDPPPLRRWRERWGADFDRALSGEIPEVMEGEGGLLARHRVWSEARAEALILGPAKAAVERTRQAEAARLERLGLALARDRARHQASLPLKRQAQQISAELYRLKGVTREAVLLDGTRIPLPEGAQAEDAAQVWFAAAKKAERGLARLNELEAELVRERAAWAKRAEREAGGLAPEPPSARQPKGMGTAKGGGLAKAKGTKRMQAENKRKDGKGAAFRSVMVDGFEVFIGKGDAENDQLTFKVADNADFWLHVASVPGSHVVIRNPDKLSELPRTVIERAAELAAYHSKAREGGKVEVHLARIADISKPRGYAPGKVILKKWTGIRVYPKP, from the coding sequence GTGGACGCGCCTCTGATCCTGGCCCTGGGCCGCGCCTGGCTGCGTGAGAGGGGCGAGGTCCCCGTGGAGGCCGTGTGGGCGTCGAACCGGGCGCTGGGGCTGCGCTGGGCCGGCCGGAAGGGGGCGGAAGGCTGGGTGCTGCTGCTCCAGCCGAAACCGGAACTCTGGCTCCTGGATACCGCCCACCCGGCCTGGGTGCGCCTCCAGGCCGAGGCCATCCGGGACAGTGGCAAGCTCTGGGGGCCCTGGTTCCAGGGGGCCCGGCTGAGGGCTGTGGAGGGGGATCCGCGCGAACGCTGGATGGGGCTCTCCTTCCAGCGGCGGGCGATCACCGGGCGGCTGGAGACGCTGCGCCTGGCCTATCAGGCCATCCCGGGCCGCGCCGGCATCCGCGTGGATGGCCAGGATGTGCAGGTCCCCCGGCTGGGCCTGGGCTCCCCCTTTCCCCTCGCGGCTCCCGAACCCGCCGGGGAGGATCCGCCCCCTCTCCGCCGCTGGCGGGAACGCTGGGGCGCGGACTTCGACCGGGCGCTGTCGGGGGAGATTCCCGAGGTCATGGAAGGCGAGGGCGGGCTGCTCGCGCGGCACCGGGTCTGGTCCGAGGCCCGGGCCGAGGCGCTGATCCTGGGGCCCGCCAAGGCGGCCGTGGAGCGGACACGCCAGGCCGAGGCGGCGCGCCTGGAACGCCTGGGCCTGGCCTTGGCCCGGGATCGGGCGCGCCACCAGGCGAGCCTGCCGCTGAAGCGCCAGGCCCAGCAGATCTCCGCCGAGCTCTACCGGCTCAAGGGGGTCACCCGGGAGGCGGTGCTGCTGGACGGCACGCGGATCCCGCTGCCAGAGGGTGCCCAGGCCGAGGATGCGGCCCAGGTCTGGTTCGCGGCCGCCAAGAAGGCCGAGCGGGGCCTGGCCCGGCTGAACGAGCTGGAAGCGGAGCTCGTGCGGGAGCGGGCGGCCTGGGCGAAACGGGCGGAACGGGAGGCCGGGGGTCTTGCACCGGAACCGCCCTCCGCGAGACAACCAAAGGGCATGGGCACCGCCAAAGGCGGCGGCCTGGCGAAAGCGAAGGGGACGAAGCGGATGCAGGCGGAGAACAAGCGCAAGGACGGCAAGGGCGCGGCCTTCCGCAGCGTCATGGTGGACGGGTTCGAGGTGTTCATCGGCAAGGGCGATGCCGAGAACGATCAGCTCACCTTCAAGGTGGCCGACAACGCCGACTTCTGGCTGCATGTGGCCAGCGTGCCCGGCAGCCATGTCGTCATCCGGAACCCCGACAAGCTGAGCGAGCTGCCGAGGACCGTGATCGAACGCGCCGCGGAGCTGGCGGCCTACCACAGCAAGGCGCGGGAGGGCGGCAAGGTGGAGGTCCACCTCGCCCGCATCGCCGACATCAGCAAGCCCCGCGGCTACGCACCCGGGAAGGTGATCCTCAAGAAGTGGACGGGCATCCGCGTCTATCCCAAGCCGTAA
- a CDS encoding SPOR domain-containing protein gives MTTRDQISIGSQSILWVAGVGVGLLTLAFVLGVQVGKQSAALRRPLQKGVEEELKDLPEPLVDQLKIFEGDGPDKLVPTPKVDATAPLRDEPNPETKPAEAGGVWTLQLVATADPAEAKRVADKAKAAGFATTTLKDKGQVKVRLAKPADRAAMDKAAAKLTKAGMKPFAVKVE, from the coding sequence ATGACGACCCGCGATCAGATCAGCATCGGCAGCCAGTCCATCCTCTGGGTGGCCGGCGTGGGCGTGGGCCTGCTGACCCTCGCCTTCGTCCTGGGCGTGCAGGTGGGCAAGCAGAGCGCGGCCTTGCGCCGCCCCCTCCAGAAAGGCGTCGAGGAGGAATTGAAGGACCTGCCCGAACCGCTGGTGGACCAGCTCAAGATCTTCGAGGGCGACGGCCCCGACAAGCTGGTACCCACACCGAAGGTCGATGCCACCGCTCCCCTCCGGGACGAACCGAACCCTGAGACGAAGCCCGCCGAGGCGGGAGGCGTCTGGACGCTCCAGCTGGTGGCCACCGCCGACCCGGCGGAGGCCAAGCGGGTGGCCGACAAAGCCAAGGCCGCGGGCTTCGCCACCACCACCCTGAAGGACAAGGGCCAGGTGAAGGTGCGCCTGGCGAAACCCGCCGACCGCGCCGCCATGGACAAGGCCGCCGCCAAGCTCACGAAAGCCGGCATGAAGCCCTTCGCCGTGAAGGTGGAATAG